The proteins below come from a single Acidobacteriota bacterium genomic window:
- a CDS encoding ABC transporter ATP-binding protein, with product MSDLRRLLGYLAAYRWTLALAVLAALFASFFLGGAVGMLKDLTTALVAENPAAAEAPAVSPVPAERLVPEPLARLRQALERRWTAWRRWLLAKGYVRVPLAIVFLYVLRALASFVAVYGLRRVGIRTVAGLREEVYGKVLRQSDGYFRAHSTGEILSRITNDIGRLQYALSTDITLAVQSIPVVVVLIGVALVFAWPVALACLLIVPAFAYAAGAFGRRVRRTARRSQERAAKVAELIEETLLARRIVQAFGAVEHELGRFRRAVRDLMRQDLKLARAMAATQPVMELLGALAGALLIIYAGVLIRRGTVTGKDVLVAIVSLFIAFSHLKRLAHLNNTVQQALASARRVFEVLDAPVTIATRPGARRVERFDDEIRFDRVCYSYGRGPALEDVSLSIRRGETHALVGPSGAGKTTLAMMIPRFLDPTSGRVTLDGIDLRDIELGSLRRLVALVTQETHLFDDTVLANIAYGRPDATEEEVRAAARAAYADGFIRALPNGYATRLGERGGQLSAGQRQRIAIARAFLKDAPILILDEATSALDAESERAIQRALEALLAGRTAIVIAHRLATVARADRIHVLDRGRIVEAGRHEELLARGGVYARLHAMQAERARERSGS from the coding sequence GTGAGCGATCTCAGACGGCTCCTCGGTTATCTGGCGGCTTACCGCTGGACCCTCGCCCTCGCGGTGCTCGCCGCTCTGTTCGCCTCGTTCTTCCTCGGGGGCGCCGTGGGGATGCTCAAGGACCTCACCACCGCCCTCGTCGCCGAGAACCCAGCGGCCGCGGAGGCGCCGGCGGTCTCGCCCGTGCCGGCGGAGCGCCTCGTGCCGGAACCACTCGCCCGCCTCCGGCAGGCGCTGGAGCGGCGCTGGACCGCCTGGCGGCGGTGGCTTCTCGCCAAGGGGTACGTCCGCGTCCCGCTCGCCATCGTCTTTCTGTACGTCCTCCGCGCGCTCGCCAGCTTCGTGGCCGTCTACGGGCTGCGGCGCGTCGGGATCCGAACCGTCGCTGGGTTGCGCGAGGAGGTCTACGGCAAGGTCCTTCGCCAGTCGGACGGCTACTTCAGGGCCCATTCGACCGGCGAGATCCTCTCCCGCATCACCAACGACATCGGCCGCCTCCAGTACGCGCTCTCCACCGACATCACCCTGGCCGTCCAATCGATCCCCGTCGTCGTCGTCCTCATCGGCGTGGCCCTCGTCTTCGCCTGGCCGGTCGCCCTCGCCTGCCTGCTGATCGTCCCCGCCTTCGCCTACGCCGCCGGAGCGTTCGGCCGGCGGGTGCGCCGGACGGCCCGGCGGAGCCAGGAACGGGCGGCCAAGGTCGCCGAGCTGATCGAGGAGACGCTGCTGGCGCGGCGCATCGTCCAGGCGTTCGGCGCCGTGGAGCACGAGCTCGGGCGATTCCGGCGCGCGGTGCGGGACCTGATGCGGCAGGATCTCAAGCTCGCCCGCGCGATGGCGGCGACCCAGCCGGTGATGGAGCTCCTCGGGGCCCTGGCGGGCGCGCTGCTGATCATCTACGCGGGGGTCCTGATCCGGCGCGGAACGGTGACCGGGAAAGACGTCCTGGTCGCCATCGTCTCCCTGTTCATCGCCTTTTCGCACCTCAAGCGGCTCGCGCACCTCAACAACACCGTGCAGCAGGCCCTGGCCTCGGCGCGGCGCGTGTTCGAGGTGCTGGACGCGCCGGTGACGATCGCCACCCGCCCGGGGGCCCGACGCGTCGAGCGCTTCGACGACGAGATCCGGTTCGACCGCGTTTGCTACAGCTACGGCCGGGGGCCCGCGCTCGAAGACGTGTCGCTTTCCATCCGGCGGGGGGAGACGCACGCGCTCGTCGGTCCGTCCGGCGCGGGCAAGACCACGCTGGCGATGATGATCCCGCGCTTTCTCGACCCCACCTCCGGCCGCGTGACGCTCGACGGGATCGACCTCCGTGACATCGAACTCGGTTCGCTGCGGCGGCTCGTGGCGCTCGTCACCCAGGAAACGCACCTGTTCGACGACACGGTGCTGGCGAACATCGCCTACGGTCGCCCGGACGCCACCGAGGAGGAGGTGCGCGCCGCCGCGCGCGCGGCGTATGCCGACGGGTTCATCCGCGCCCTGCCGAACGGATACGCCACGAGGCTGGGGGAGCGGGGCGGACAGCTCTCCGCCGGCCAGCGCCAGCGGATCGCCATCGCCCGGGCCTTCCTCAAGGACGCGCCGATCCTCATCCTCGACGAGGCGACCTCGGCGCTGGACGCCGAATCGGAGCGTGCCATCCAGCGCGCCCTGGAGGCGCTGCTCGCCGGCCGGACGGCGATCGTGATCGCCCACCGCCTCGCGACGGTGGCCCGGGCGGACCGCATCCACGTTCTGGATCGCGGGCGGATCGTCGAGGCCGGGCGGCACGAGGAACTCCTCGCGCGCGGTGGCGTCTACGCCCGGCTCCACGCCATGCAGGCCGAACGGGCGAGAGAGCGGTCCGGGAGCTGA
- a CDS encoding VWA domain-containing protein, translating into MRRVLPLLIAAAFAPWAPAAEAPRVVILSPSEGEAILGQTTIAFVVLGVEDDAVRGAEVTLDGRVVARFDAPPFRTRVDAGGETGARVIEVRVRLDDGRTLLARRTTVPVVRDEVSVRLVNLAVTVHDSRGRPVDGLTRDDFRVFDEGRPVRIERFDAGGVPLAVLLVLDTSLTMRGRKLEDAKKAAVGFIEKLAPEDTVAVLAFSDRPRRLLGFGADRAAARAAIGALESKGGTALYDAVYDAAELAASAPPAARRVAVLLSDGRDEAGSGLEPGSFHTLEEALRHAHDRDLVVFTIGLGPELEHQLDFTGRMTTAEVLRRIAVSTGGRFIAARGSRRLLRDYREILDELRHQYTIAYTPPPARPGETFRKIRVEVRRRGVTARTRQGYYVR; encoded by the coding sequence ATGCGACGCGTGCTGCCGCTGTTGATCGCCGCCGCCTTCGCCCCGTGGGCGCCGGCCGCCGAGGCGCCCCGCGTGGTGATCCTGAGCCCCTCCGAAGGAGAGGCGATCCTCGGCCAGACCACGATCGCCTTCGTCGTGCTCGGAGTCGAGGACGACGCCGTCCGCGGCGCCGAGGTGACGCTGGACGGCCGGGTGGTCGCCCGTTTCGACGCGCCGCCGTTCCGGACGCGCGTGGACGCCGGCGGGGAGACGGGAGCGCGAGTGATCGAGGTGCGGGTGCGCCTCGATGACGGGCGGACCCTGCTCGCGCGGCGGACGACGGTTCCCGTCGTTCGGGACGAGGTTTCCGTCCGTCTCGTCAACCTCGCCGTGACGGTCCACGACTCCCGGGGCCGGCCCGTCGACGGGCTGACGCGGGACGACTTCCGCGTGTTCGACGAAGGCCGGCCCGTCCGGATCGAGCGGTTCGATGCGGGCGGCGTGCCGCTCGCGGTGCTGCTCGTGCTGGACACGTCGCTCACGATGCGGGGCCGGAAGCTGGAGGACGCCAAGAAGGCGGCGGTCGGCTTCATCGAAAAGCTCGCGCCGGAGGACACGGTCGCGGTGCTCGCCTTCAGCGACCGCCCTCGCCGGCTGCTCGGTTTCGGGGCCGACCGCGCGGCCGCCCGGGCGGCGATCGGCGCGCTCGAGTCGAAAGGGGGCACCGCCCTCTACGACGCTGTCTACGACGCCGCCGAGCTCGCCGCTTCCGCGCCTCCGGCCGCCCGTCGCGTGGCGGTGCTGCTGTCCGACGGCCGCGACGAGGCCGGGTCGGGGCTCGAGCCCGGCTCGTTCCACACCCTCGAGGAGGCCCTCCGGCACGCCCACGACCGGGACCTGGTGGTCTTCACCATCGGTCTCGGTCCGGAGCTGGAACACCAGCTCGACTTCACCGGTCGGATGACCACGGCGGAGGTGCTCCGCAGGATCGCCGTATCCACCGGGGGCCGTTTCATCGCCGCGCGGGGGAGCCGGCGGCTGCTGCGCGACTATCGGGAGATCCTGGACGAGCTGAGGCACCAGTACACCATTGCCTACACCCCGCCTCCGGCGAGGCCCGGGGAGACCTTCCGGAAGATCCGGGTCGAGGTCCGCCGGCGCGGCGTCACCGCGCGCACGCGGCAGGGCTACTACGTGCGCTGA
- a CDS encoding lytic transglycosylase domain-containing protein, whose translation MLLVLVVFLAALAGTQLAPPDLGSVDWKEIGAPAGVTPEEVASLREELLGLREAIPANTPQALASLEPPARVDLCGQPLPLDRPEVRERLAYELLLTVGKPLMPMLWTRRAPAVLPEIEARLREAGLPDDLKYVAVAESDLRITVRSPAGAVGPWQLMKATARRYGLRVDRYVDERMDIERATDAAAAYFADLYEEFGDWFLALAAYNAGENAVRSAIEEQGRRDYFELYLPEETRRYVHRVVAAKLVFEQPERYGLARMTPLHVPRYRIVEVQVRPARADLRKLAAEHGLEYGALRRANPKLLGPWLPRGTHRLRVPVG comes from the coding sequence GTGCTCCTGGTGCTGGTCGTCTTCCTGGCCGCGCTGGCCGGGACGCAGCTCGCACCGCCCGATCTCGGCAGCGTCGACTGGAAGGAGATCGGCGCCCCCGCCGGCGTCACGCCGGAAGAGGTCGCGAGCCTCCGCGAGGAACTCCTCGGGCTGCGAGAGGCGATCCCCGCCAACACGCCCCAGGCGCTGGCTTCGCTGGAGCCCCCCGCGCGGGTCGACCTTTGCGGCCAGCCGCTCCCGCTCGACCGGCCCGAGGTGCGGGAAAGGCTGGCGTACGAGCTGCTCCTCACCGTCGGCAAGCCGTTGATGCCGATGCTGTGGACCCGCCGCGCTCCCGCCGTCCTCCCGGAGATCGAGGCGCGCCTGCGCGAGGCGGGTCTTCCCGACGACCTGAAGTACGTCGCGGTGGCCGAGTCGGACCTGCGCATCACGGTCCGATCGCCGGCGGGCGCGGTCGGTCCCTGGCAGCTGATGAAGGCGACGGCGCGCCGCTACGGCTTGCGGGTGGACCGGTACGTGGACGAGCGGATGGACATCGAGAGAGCCACGGACGCGGCCGCCGCTTACTTCGCGGACCTGTACGAGGAGTTCGGCGACTGGTTCCTCGCGCTCGCCGCCTACAACGCCGGCGAGAACGCCGTCCGGAGCGCCATCGAGGAGCAGGGAAGGCGCGACTACTTCGAGCTGTACCTGCCCGAGGAGACCCGGCGGTACGTCCACCGCGTGGTCGCCGCGAAGCTGGTGTTCGAGCAACCGGAGCGGTACGGCCTCGCCCGCATGACACCGCTTCACGTGCCGCGCTACCGGATCGTGGAGGTCCAGGTCAGACCGGCGCGCGCCGACCTCCGCAAGCTGGCCGCCGAGCACGGCCTCGAGTACGGGGCGCTGCGCCGGGCGAACCCGAAGCTCCTCGGCCCCTGGCTGCCGCGCGGAACCCACCGGCTGCGCGTGCCGGTCGGTTGA
- a CDS encoding proline--tRNA ligase, translating into MAKEITPRATDYARWYTDVVVRSTLADYSPVKGCMVIRPHGYALWENMQRILDRMFKETGHVNAYFPLFIPKSFLAREAEHVEGFAKECAIVTHTRLTATGERGRNAVVPDPESALEEELIVRPTSETIIYAMFAKWIQSWRDLPLLYNQWANVVRWEMRTRLFLRTTEFLWQEGHTAHATHEEAQEEALRMLEVYRRFAEEYLAIPVLTGTKTEREKFAGALTTYCIEALMQDGKALQAGTTHDLGQNFAKAFDVKYQTSSGSWEYVWNTSWGVSTRLIGALVMSHGDDDGLVLPPRVAPVQTVIVPIWRNADQQRRTLARAGELAAALERAGIAVRVDGRDNVNPGFKYAEWELKGVPLRLELGPRDLDSGQVVAVSRLDRSKTPLPQEDLPARVSEALDRIQREMFEAAKARRDAATKDVETMEEFEAALDEGGFVRARFAGGPEEEAQIQERTKATVRVVPFDAPEDPGPCILTGKPARRRVVFARAY; encoded by the coding sequence GTGGCCAAGGAGATCACGCCGAGAGCGACCGACTACGCCCGCTGGTACACCGACGTCGTCGTCCGCAGCACGCTCGCCGACTACAGCCCGGTGAAGGGCTGCATGGTGATCCGCCCGCACGGGTACGCGCTCTGGGAGAACATGCAGCGGATCCTGGACCGGATGTTCAAGGAGACCGGGCACGTCAACGCCTACTTCCCGCTGTTCATCCCGAAGTCCTTCCTCGCCCGCGAGGCGGAGCACGTGGAAGGGTTCGCCAAGGAGTGCGCGATCGTCACCCACACCCGCCTGACGGCCACGGGCGAGCGGGGGCGGAACGCGGTGGTTCCCGACCCGGAGAGCGCGCTGGAAGAGGAGCTGATCGTCCGGCCCACGTCCGAGACGATCATCTACGCGATGTTCGCCAAGTGGATCCAGTCGTGGCGCGATCTTCCGCTCCTGTACAACCAGTGGGCGAACGTCGTGCGCTGGGAGATGCGGACGCGGCTCTTCCTGCGGACGACCGAGTTCCTGTGGCAGGAAGGGCACACCGCGCACGCCACCCACGAGGAGGCGCAGGAGGAGGCGCTCCGGATGCTCGAGGTCTACCGCCGGTTCGCCGAGGAGTACCTCGCGATCCCGGTGCTCACGGGAACCAAGACGGAGCGCGAGAAGTTCGCCGGCGCCCTGACGACCTACTGCATCGAGGCGCTGATGCAGGACGGCAAGGCCCTCCAGGCCGGGACGACGCACGATCTGGGGCAGAACTTCGCCAAGGCGTTCGACGTGAAGTACCAGACCAGCTCGGGGAGCTGGGAGTACGTCTGGAACACGTCGTGGGGCGTGAGCACGCGGCTGATCGGAGCCCTGGTGATGTCGCACGGCGACGACGACGGACTGGTGCTTCCGCCCCGCGTCGCCCCGGTCCAGACGGTGATCGTGCCGATCTGGCGGAACGCCGACCAGCAGCGCCGGACCCTGGCGAGGGCCGGCGAACTCGCCGCTGCCCTCGAGCGGGCGGGGATCGCCGTCCGGGTCGACGGGCGCGACAACGTGAACCCGGGCTTCAAGTATGCGGAGTGGGAACTGAAGGGCGTGCCCCTCCGGCTCGAGTTGGGACCCCGCGATCTCGACAGCGGCCAGGTCGTCGCCGTGTCGCGGCTCGACCGATCCAAAACGCCGCTGCCCCAGGAGGACCTGCCGGCCAGGGTCTCCGAGGCGCTCGACCGGATCCAGCGGGAGATGTTCGAAGCCGCCAAGGCGCGGCGGGACGCCGCCACCAAGGACGTCGAGACGATGGAAGAGTTCGAGGCGGCGCTGGACGAGGGCGGCTTCGTCCGGGCCCGGTTCGCCGGGGGCCCGGAGGAAGAGGCCCAGATCCAGGAGCGGACGAAGGCGACCGTCCGGGTGGTGCCGTTCGACGCCCCGGAGGACCCCGGGCCCTGCATCCTCACCGGGAAGCCGGCCCGCCGGCGCGTGGTCTTCGCTCGGGCTTACTGA